The genome window GCCCGAGGTGGTGAGGTGAAGGTTACCCAAGCAAGCCGCGATGGCGGGGTGGACGCGATTGCTTTCGATCCAGATCCGATTAGCGGCGGCAAGATCGTCATACAGGCAAAGCGATATACTCGCACCGTTGGTCTGTCCGCAGTGCGCGACCTGTTCGGGACGGTGATGAACGAGGGTGCCACAAAAGGAATCCTGGTCACCACGTCCGACTACGGCCCAGACGCATATCAGTTTGCGAGCGGCAAACCACTGACCTTGTTAAGCGGAGGCAATCTGCTGCACCTGTTGGAGCGGCATGGCTATCGCGCCAGAATCAATCTCGCTGAGGCGCGAGAAACTGCTACGGTTTAAGAAAGGGCGAGTTAGTGGCAGCCTTAGGCGGCCCGTTCCACGATCCGTCCAGCCCGCTAACGCCCACAACCGGTGTGTGACGGAGGGACGTTATTCATAGCCGACTCTGGCCGATTGCAGACCGTCCGCTTCAGAGTTCGTAAAGTCCAAAAATGGACGTTGGTTGGCGGACGATTTGCAGATTGGCCAAGGCCGGCTAGTTCTTGCGTGTGCACTTTCTGCTCTCAATCGCGCGCCGTATAATCTCATGGTTCGTCGGCATGTTGGCGGCCTGCCTTGTTCTGGCGTCGCCCCCAGTGCTCGCTCAGCCGCCCCAACCGCTGCAGCATTTCGTCTATCTCGGACAGGACGAACTCGACTTGAACCTGCCCATTCTCGACCGGCAGGATATCGGCGGTGCGGAAATTATCTACGTGTGGCGCAACCTTGAGCCGAGCGAGGGCGCATATGACTTTTCGATGATCGAACACGACCTCGCGCTGACCCAAGCGCGTGGCAAAGCGTTGTTCGTGGAGGTGGGGGATCGCTTCTTTGCACCTGATGCGCGCTGGCTTCCGCAGTATATGCTCGATGAGCCGCAGTATGGCGGAGGGTTGGCGCGTCAGTTCGACAACTCGCAACCGGGGCGCGCGCCAGTCCCCAAGGGTTGGATCAGCCGCCAATGGGATTCGGAGGTACGGACCCGCTTCCAGGCCCTGCTGGCTGCGCTCGCCGATCGGTTCGATGGCCGCATAGCGGGCGTCATCCTGACTGAAACCGCGGTGACGGTCGATCGCGATACACCGCCCGAAGGTTGGGACTGCGACCGCTATTTCGAGGCCGAGATCGAAAACGTGCTCTTCGCGCGACAGGCGTTCACCCGTTCGCACGTCGTCCAGTATGTCAATTTCTGGCCTTGCGGGTGGGCGAACGCACGCCCTTACATGAGCCAGTTCTTCGAGCTGGCCGCAGTCAGCGGGATTGGCGTGGGAGGCCCGGACATCGTCCCCTACCGGCCAGGACAGATGGCGAACAGCTACCCCTTCATCCGCGCCTACCGGGACAAGGTCCCTTTGGTGGCGATGGCGATCCAGGAGCCGACACTGGAATATCTGAATCCGCAGACAGGCAAGCCGTTCACGCGAGAGGAATTCGAACGATTCGCGACCGGCTATCTCGGCGCAGACATCATCTTCTGGAGTAAGGACACGCCTTGGTTGCGCAGCCGGCCCCTCGGCGCGCCCTAGCTGGCTCCGCCGATAGGATATCCGAAACCTCCCCGTAGACGACCGTTCAGGGCGCTTGGAGTGCCGCGCCGCATGCATTAGCGTCGCCGACATGAACCGCCGCGTCCTGCTACCCGTTCTTCTCGCAGCCGCGACGAATGCCGAAGCACAATCCACGACAATCGCGCCGGGCGATGGGTTCGAAGTCGAGCGATACGCCGTCGCGCTTCGTCCCGACCTCGAGACAGCGGCAGTTTCGGGCACGGAAACGATTGACGTGCGCGGTACGTCCGATCGGGTGACGCACCTGGCGTTCTCGGCCAATGCGCTGCGCATCGCGGACGCGATGGTCGACGCAACGCCGGTCCAGGTCTCGTCCACCACCGATGCTATCGTCTTCACCCTGCCGCAGGCCCTTCGCAAAGGCCGCAAGGTGACGCTGCGATTCCGGTTCGAGGGCACGCCGGCTCGCGGCCTGACGGCCGTGGCGGGGAGTATCTACGCCAGCTATTTCGCGTGCGACTGGATGGTCTGCCTGCAGGACGCCCCGGGCGACAAGGCGCACCTGGCGCTCGATCTGTTCCTGCCTGCCGATGCGCAATCGGTCGGCGTCGGACGGGCGAGTCCGGCGGCGACTTCGGCCGATCCGCTGGTCATCCATCGTTGGCGGTCCACCCGGCCCTACTCGCCCTATCTCTACGCCTTCGCCGCCGGCCGGCTGCCTCGGCAGGCGATCGCAACCGCGCACGGCGAGCTTGTCTATTTCGATGGCACCGGCAGCAACGCCGACCTGGCCGCACTGTTCGCCGAGGCGCCCGCAATCACGGCGTTTCTCGCTAACAAGGCGGGGATGCCCTTGCCCGATCGCCGATACGCGCAAGTGCTGGTTCCCGGTCGTGAAGCGCAGGAGTCGGCCGGCTTCTCGCTAATCGGCCAGAGCGAGCTCGACCGTGAGCGCGACGATCCGTCGTCGGCCTGGATCATCGCGCATGAAATGGCGCACCAATGGTGGGGCAACCTCGTGACGTGCGCCACCTGGCAGGATTTCTGGCTCAACGAGGGCATGGCCACGTTCATGGTGGCCGCCTGGAAGGAGCACAGCGCCGGCGACGCTGCCTATCGCCAGGAGCTCGATGTCGCGCGGCGCCGCGTCGAGCAGGTCCGCGAGCTTGGTTTCGACAAGCCGCTCGCGTGGGATGGCGAATACCCGTCGCTCCGGGCCCGGCGGGCTGTCCAGTACAGCAAGGGCGCGCTGTTCCTGGCACATCTGCGGGAGACAATTGGCGAGGTGGCCTTCTGGAACGGGCTACGCCGTTTCACCCGGCAGCATGCGAGGAAAACGGTGACGAGCAAGGACTTCCAGAACGCGATGGAACGGTCGAGCGGGCGCGACCTGTCCGCCACCTTTGCCGAGTGGGTCTACGGCAAGTAGCTGAAGCGACGGGCCTCACGCTGGTGGGCAGCTCCGGATCGTCACGACCTGGGCTGGCCGGTAGCAAACCGTCCGGTTTCGAGCCTCATCGAGCATAAAGCAGACGGTCATGCGTCAGCGACCATCTCACGAAAGGTGGGACGGGGCCACAGATGAAGAAGGGCCCAATGACCCCTTGCGACCTATTTGGTCCGTGCGCCTCTTGGCGGCGCGTCAGGGGCATCGATGTTGATCCGTTCCTGTTCCGTCACGACACGGCCATGGCGCACCTGGGCATGGATCGCCGTCACGTACTCCCCCAGCATGCCAATGAATGCGATCTGCACGCCAGAAAGGAAGAACAGCGAGACCAACAGGGTTGTTATCCCGCGAGGTGCTGCATCTGGCAGTAGGAAGTACGCGACAAGCATCGCAATTGCGTAGGCGACACACAGAGCCGAAAGGGCAAACCCCGCGAGAGTGGCGAGGCGCATCGGCGCACTGGTGAACGCGAAAATGCCGTTCAAGGCCTGGTCCACTAGCGTCCAGACGCGAAGCTTGGACTTGCCCCTCTCACGCGACACCCACGTATAGGGCAGGATCACCCGACGAAAACCGACAGACGCGACAAGGCCGCGGATATAGGGATATTGATCCTCGTGCCCAATCATCGCGTCGAGGACCTTGCGATCGACCAGTTGGAATTCGCCGACATTTTCTGGAATTTCGAAATCCGCCAGCTTGTTGACGATCGCATAAAACAGACGGCGACAGGCGCGCATGATCGCACCTTCCTGCCGCTCCATCCGGGCCCCCGCGACGACCTGATATCCCTGCTCCCATAGTTTGACGAAATCGGGGAGCATTTGGGGCGGATCCTGAAGGTCAACCGGAAGCATCAATAGAACGGCATCACCGGTCGCGTATCGAAATGCGTTGAAAGTTGAACGAAACAGACCAAAATTGCGGGCGTTAACAATCACTTTGACTGCCGGATCGGCACAGGCGATCGCGCGCAGCTTCTCGACCGTTCTATCCGTCGACGCATTGTCCGCGAAAATGTGTTCTCGAGTGTAACCAGGCAGTTGCTCGTCAAAGATCCTCTTCACCGTCGCATGGCAGATTTCGACGTTGTCTTCCTCTTGGTAGCACGGCGAAACGACGGTGATTACAGGCATCGCGTTGCTCCGAAAAAGGCGGCGATGCCGGTTGTCCGAACAGACCGGTTAGTTGGCCCAGGTCTATTGCGGCGGACCTCGCACTGCCGAAGAGGAGGGTCGTTGATGACGCTCTGCATCCGAGCAGTCAGGAAATCTGCAAATAAGGGATCGCTGTGACGAATTTCCCGCCCCACTCTGAAATGAATGACATTTGCGACATCACTTCTTGTCGCAGATTCCAGGGTAGGACCAGTAAATAGTCGGGCTGAACGTCCTCGATTGCCCTCACGTCGAAGATCTTCACTCCGCTGCCTGGCATGAACCGACCCACTTTGGCTGGACTGCGATCGACAATGAACGGCAGGCTGGCGGCCGCCAGTCCGCAGTAGTTCAAGAACGTGTTTGCCTTGGCCGCTGCGCCGTAGCCAACGACCATTTTCCCGGCCTGATGAGCTTGCTCAAGAAACGCGAGAAACTCGCCACGTACTTGCTGCATTCTGTTTTCAAAGCCGTGATATCCCGCAGCGCGGTTGAGTTGGGCGGCCAACTCCGCATCAATGACGGCCAGCACGGCATTTGTCGTTTGGTGACGTGCATCTCTATGACACGCGTAGACACGCAGCGATCCGCCATGGGTGTCGAGTTCCTCAACGTCAAATATGCGAAGACCGTGGTCACCAAGGATTCGATGAACCGCAAGCAGCGAGAGGTAGCAGAAGTGTTCGTGATAAATCTGGTCGAACTGCAGCCCCGCGATGGTACGCAAGAGATGTGGAAATTCGACGGTGAACACGGCCTCGGGTTTCAAGATCACGGTGACCCCTCGCACGAAGTCACCGATGTCGGGTACATGAGCCAGGACATTCTTCGCGCTGAGATGGTCAGCCGCGAGTCCACGAGCGACCAGCAACTTCGCGGTCTCCTCCCCGAAGAACAGCACCTCAGTCGGAATCAGTGCCGCTATCGCGGCCTGGGCGACATTGACGGCAGGCTCGATACCCAGAACTGGGATGCCGGAGCGCATGAAGTACTGCAGGAGATACCCATCGTTGCTCGCGATCTCGACCACCAGATCCTTTGGCCCGAGGGAAAATCGCTCAATCATCTTGGCTGCGTAACGCTCACAATGATCTAGCCAGCTTGCCGAATTGGACGAGAAATAGGGATAATCGCCGAAGATTGCCTCCGGTGAGATGACCCGGTCAACTTGGACGAGAAAGCAATTGTCGCAAAAGCGAGCGTGGAGCGGATAGGTGGGCTCGGCCCGGGCGGCCGCCCGAGTTCCCATGTAGTCGTTCGCCAAAGGCTGCAGGCCAAGGTTGGCCCAATTAGTACGCAGCGGCGAACGGCAATATTGGCAGGAGTGCGTGGAGGCTTGGCATTCTTCGGAGTCGTTCCGAACCCGTTCAAAATCAAGTGGATCGAGTTCGGAAGAAGCCATTTGCCGCTCTCAGCACCCGACTTCCGTTGCGACTAACATGGTCAATTGTTCGCACCGCGCGTGATAGACCATTACAAACAGGTGGTCGTTCGCCAGATCCAAGGTCTGCCAGCGTGTCATCAGTGTTCCAGGCTCGCGAGCAATTGAACGAGCAAGGGACGGATCCGCAGGATTTCCTCGCGATGGGTGACGCTAAGTTTGGCGAGTATCGAGACTGCATGATCACTTAGCCGCAGCAGCGCTTGCCGGCGGTCATGTTCTGATGCTTGTCTGCTGACCAGGCCAAGCGCCACTAGCCTGTCCACAAGCCCCGTGGCGCTATGCGGCTTGAGTATTAGCCGTTCCGCGACGTAGCCCACGGTAGCCGCTCCCCTCGGGGCGGCGCGAATTGCCAGCAAGGCCTGGTGCTGCTGCGGCGTCAGGCCGCATTCGGCGGCCTTCTTTTCGCTGAACGCCAGAAACTCGCGGAGAGAAAAGCGGAAGTCCGCAAGCGCCGCATAGTCTGCGTCGCCCAGTTCGGCGGCCATCGCCTCTAGGATCAGTTGGGTCATTGATAAATATCGTAGCACGACATAATGACCTCGTCCAACTGCCCCCAAAGTCGAGTTCAATGACTATTCCGGACTCCCTGTCAGCCCACCGTCCTCTCGGCGATCACACCACCGATCACCGTATGTTGATGCTCTCCGGTGCGGCCACTCTGGTGGGTACCGGTGGAGCGGTTGGGGCCTGGATTCTTCTCAAGGCGATTGCCGTCGCCACCAATGTTTTCTGGTTCGGCCGGATCTCCGATGTGCCATCCACGATCACTGACAAGGCTTGGGGTATTGGGATTGTCGCCGTTCCCGTCGTTGGAAGTCTGATAGTCGGGCTGATGGCACGCTTTGGATCGGAAAAGATCCGGGGCCATGGCATCCCAGAAGCGATCGAGGCGATCCTCTATGGGGAGAGCCGACTTTCACCGAAAGTAGCGGTGCTTAAGCCACTATCCTCCGCGATTTCGATCGGAAGTGGAGGACCGTTCGGGGCCGAAGGACCGATCATAATGACAGGTGGTGCGATAGGATCTCTCTTCGCTCAACTGTTCCACCTCAGCGCCGCCGAACGAAAAACCCTGCTCGTTGCAGGGGCCGCCGCAGGCATGACGGCGATCTTTGGCACGCCCATGGCTGCCATCCTCCTCGCGATCGAGGTCCTGCTATTCGAGTGGAAGCCGCGTAGCTTTGTCCCGGTCGTAATCGCGGTGCTCGTTTCGTTGTTGTGGCGCCCGATACTGATCGACAGCGGTCCACTCTTTCCCGCTCAACATGCAGTGCATCTGGAGGCGCGCCTCATGGGCATTGCCATAGCCATGGGTGTGCTGGCGGGATGCCTGGCCTCACTGTTGTCTACGTTGCTCTACCGTATCGAGGACCTGTTCGGACGCCTTCCTGTCCATTGGATGTGGTGGCCAGCAATCGGCGCATTGGCAGTCGGCATTGGCGGGCTCATTGATGCGCATGTACTCGGTGCGGGATACGAGAGCATCCGGGCCTTGCTCGAGGGCTCCCCCACTATGCGCGTCGCCGTCTCACTTCTGCTGGTAAAGGCAGCAGTTTGGCTCATCGCGCTCGGGTCAGGCACGTCGGGCGGTGTACTCGCACCTCTACTGTTGCTGGGAGGCGCCCTCGGTTTCCTGGTGGGCCATTTCCTGCCCGGCGGCAGTGCACTTTGGGCGCTCGCGGGCATGGCAGGCATCATGAGTGGGGCCATGCGTGCGCCGCTCACGGCTGCTCTTTTTGCCGTGGAGCTGACCGGCGACTTTGCCATGCTGCCGCTAACCGTCGCCGCGTCGGCAGGTGCTTATGCGGTCAGCGTCCTCCTGATGCGTCGCTCGATCCTGACAGAAAAGATCGCCCGGCGCGGACGCCATATTCTCCAGGAGTACACGGTCGATCCGTTCGACTTCTTGCAGGCACGGCAGGTGATGACGCCTTCGCCAGAGACCTTGCCAAGCTGCATGCCCGTTTCAGACGCCGCCAGCTTTTTCGCCAATGACGCGCTTCACCGAAGCTATCCCGTCATCGACGACGAGCGGAGGTTGGTAGGCCTCGCTTCACGATCGGATGCCCTTCGCTGGCAGGTGGAGGGTGCGCCCGAGCAAGCCACGTTGGCAGACATTCTGTCTGATGCATCCCAGCCGTTCGGACTGCCGGAGGACTCTCTCGGCAAGATCGCCGATCTGATGGTCGATACTGGAGTGGGACGCATACCTATTGTCGACCCTGCAACCCGCCGCGTTGTAGGTCTGCTGACACGGCAGGACTTGCTCAAGGTCCGTGACGTTCGTCGTGGAGCCGAACTTACGCGCGTACGAGGAAACGAGCCTTTGGCCGTAAAACGGTTCGCCTCCGTCAAGACGTAGCTCCGGCAAAATGACCAATCAGGAGCAACTGGAAGCCTTTATCGGAAGAACGTTCCGATCGGTCTGGGCGCTCGAGATTCTCAGATTCCTCTCTGACAATGATGGGCGGAGCTTTCGCGGAGAGGACCTTATTTCAACGCTGCACCTAAGCCAGGCGGTCGTTAAGAGGAGCATTATCGATCTGATGGCGGCAGGTCTTGTGACGGTCGACGAGAGAGGACTGATTGCTTTTGGCACCGACCATCAATCAGAGTTCGTGAACGCTGCGATCGATCTTTACGTGAGGAGCCCCAACAAGGTGCGGCGCGTGATAGTTGCACAACAAATGTAGGCGCTCGCCTAAGCCGCCGGAGCAGACGAGCCGGTCGACGGGGCAACGCGAGCAAGAGCGGATCGTCAGCCATCGAGCTCAAGATCAACGGCAGCGACAACCAGAAGATGCTGCGGAACGCTGTCAATCGACGCTGACGGCCCCCAGCGGCAAGTTCTCGCCTGCCTCGGTTTGCCTGACCAACCGATAGCTGCCGGGCGGGAGCATCAGCGTCACGGCCTCGACGCCGCTCCCGACAAGCATCTGATCCATCGCGATCGCGCCCTCGGGCTCCCCGGCGACGAATGCGCGCACCAGGCTGCGTGCGCCAAGCGGCTCGAGCGCAACCACATGCGGCTTGCGGTAACTGTCCATTGCTAGCCAATCGGGGCGACCGTTCACCTCGTGCTGCACCGGATGGATCACACTGAGGTCGACCCGGTAAACGTCGAGCGGGTGCTCCGGATCGTTGGCGATCACCACCGGCGCCGCGGGCGAGCCGAATTGCGCGACGAAGGCTTTGTAGAGCAACGTGTCGTGCTCGCTGTCGTGCTGCGGCGTGCCTTCGATCTGGTCGATCGTCAGCGGGTCTTCGCCGGTCAGCTCCTTGAGCCGGCCGCCGAACAGGTGCAGCGGCGCCCCCGTTACAGTCTCAGCCAGGTGGCCGAAGCCGACATGGACCAGCACGCGCGCATTCGGATCGGCATCGAGCAGAGCCTTGATGTTCTCCGCCTGCGCCTGCTCGCGGAGGTCGATGTATTTTTCCCGCGCAGTTCCCGGCGGCGGCTGCTGTTCGGGCCGGATCTCGTAACCGACCAGCGTGTAGCCTGCCGCGCCGGCCTGCCGCGCGAGATCGCCGAACACGGGCTCCATCGTATAGAACCCGGTCCGCCCCGCGCCCATGGGCGCACCGTCCTCCAACAAGGGCCCGCAGTGCGAGCCCGAGCAAAAGGTCTCGGCTGCAAAGTGCGTGAAGCCGGCTTCGCGCAGCGCGAGCATCAGCCGGTAGGTGAACGCGCGGTGGCGCGGCGCGTGATGGGCTTCGTTGATCATCACCACCCGCCTTCCTTCGGCGGCGCGCACTATCGCCTCGATGGCCGGCTCGGGCCGAACTTGGGAAAGGTCGGGCGGCGGTTGCGAGGGAGTATCGACCTCCCGGCGAGCGTAGAGTTCGTCGGCCGTGGCGATATCGCCGCTGAACGACCAGTATTGCGCACCCATGCCGCTTGCCGCCGGATTGGCCGCCATCACCTGCTCGAACAGCACCAGCGCGGGCATCAGCTTGTCGTCGAGCGCCAACTTCATGACATCGTTCATGCTCGGCGCAGCCGTAGTCTGCGCCGGCGCGCTCGGCGTGGGCGTGGTTTGCGCCTGCGCACTCCCGGCGCAGGCCGCCACAGCGACGATCGGAACGAGCCACCCCCTCATTCGAGGCATGATGCACGTCGCGAGATCGAACGCAAGCATCTGGTCCCGGTGCAACGGTCTGTGGGGTGCTGTCAGTCTAACCGCAACTCGTCTCCACCAGGCGCACCTCTCGCTTGATAGGCACAGCCCTCACGCCATCAGGTTTTGCCACTCGGCCAGGGCGGCCGAGCGACGGGTCTTGTAGGTTTGTCTGTCGGTGAGGTGACGTTCGAGGTTGAAGTGGTTGTGCAGGCTCTTCATCTGCCGGAACCTGAGCATCGCCCGTTCTCGTCGTCGGAACGGCAAGTGACTGTTCTCCACCCGGTTATTGGCCCAGCGTCCCACCTCCTGCTTCGCGGCATTGCCGAGCTCGCTCATCGCGGCCTTGTACGAGCGCAGGCCATCGGTGGTGATCGCTTCAGGTGAGCCGTGGCGCTTGAGCGCCTTCTTCATGAACCGCAGAGCAGCCGCCTTGTCCCTTGTCTTGGTAACGTAGCTCTCGAGCACCTCGCCCTCCTGGTCGACTGCTCGCCACAGGTAGTGCATCTCGCCGTTGATCTTCACGTAAACCTCGTCGAGGTGCCACTTCCACTGCCGGAAGCCGCGCATCCGGCTCACCCGCTGGCGGCGGACATCAGCGGCAAACAGCGGGCCGAAGCGGTTCCACCAATGCCGCACCGTCTCGTGGCAGACATCGATCCCGCGCTCGAACAGCAGGTCTTCGACATTCCTCAGGCTGAGCGGGAAGCGCACATACATCATCACCACCAGGCGGATTACCTCAGGCGATGAATTGAAGTAGCGGAACGGGCTGGCGGGCTTGCGAGGACGAGGCATTCTCCCGTCGTATCCCCGGGGTCCTTACCAGTCGGTGCATTTGCTCTGACAGGGCCCGTGGGGCTGTAGTCCCGTAAATCGTGATCATCGTCGATTCTGCCGAACGACGCATCGTCCGAGGTTTCCAGGCAGCCTATGATTTCCTCGGCGAGAGATGCAAAAGACATTGTGTGTGTCTGATCGAGCGTCCGCGCGGCCTGCCGAATGGCTCCATGGTCGACATGGCCGGGATAGTCTTTGAAGGCGAAGACGATCCGGTTCATGCCTTGTTCGCTCGGCACGACGACGACCTTCTCGAAGCATTCGCGCAGACGGGTCAGATTTGCGCCATGCTTCCAGGGGAGATCACACAGGTTGGCAACGAAGATGCCTCCAGCCTTCAGCCTCGATCGGCAATCGCGGTAGAATTCGGAGGAACAAAGTTGGGCGGACTGCCCGCCTGTGTCAAACCCGTCGACCAGCATGATGTCGCAGCTGCGCGCGTCACGTCTCACGAACTCCGCGCCGTCCCCACAGATGATCTCGAAGCGCTCGCATTCGGGCGGCATGCAGAACTGCTCTCCCACAGCAATGACCTCGGGATCTATCTCGACCGCCCTGATCGAAGCGGCGGGAAGATATTCATAGCAGTATTTCGCCAGGGATCCGCCACCCAGCCCGATGATCTCGATGGTAGCTGGTGAGCGATGAAAGAGAAGAAAGCCCATCATGACGCGCGTGTAATCGAGCATCAGGTAGAC of Altererythrobacter sp. Root672 contains these proteins:
- a CDS encoding class I SAM-dependent methyltransferase gives rise to the protein MASSELDPLDFERVRNDSEECQASTHSCQYCRSPLRTNWANLGLQPLANDYMGTRAAARAEPTYPLHARFCDNCFLVQVDRVISPEAIFGDYPYFSSNSASWLDHCERYAAKMIERFSLGPKDLVVEIASNDGYLLQYFMRSGIPVLGIEPAVNVAQAAIAALIPTEVLFFGEETAKLLVARGLAADHLSAKNVLAHVPDIGDFVRGVTVILKPEAVFTVEFPHLLRTIAGLQFDQIYHEHFCYLSLLAVHRILGDHGLRIFDVEELDTHGGSLRVYACHRDARHQTTNAVLAVIDAELAAQLNRAAGYHGFENRMQQVRGEFLAFLEQAHQAGKMVVGYGAAAKANTFLNYCGLAAASLPFIVDRSPAKVGRFMPGSGVKIFDVRAIEDVQPDYLLVLPWNLRQEVMSQMSFISEWGGKFVTAIPYLQIS
- a CDS encoding chloride channel protein: MTIPDSLSAHRPLGDHTTDHRMLMLSGAATLVGTGGAVGAWILLKAIAVATNVFWFGRISDVPSTITDKAWGIGIVAVPVVGSLIVGLMARFGSEKIRGHGIPEAIEAILYGESRLSPKVAVLKPLSSAISIGSGGPFGAEGPIIMTGGAIGSLFAQLFHLSAAERKTLLVAGAAAGMTAIFGTPMAAILLAIEVLLFEWKPRSFVPVVIAVLVSLLWRPILIDSGPLFPAQHAVHLEARLMGIAIAMGVLAGCLASLLSTLLYRIEDLFGRLPVHWMWWPAIGALAVGIGGLIDAHVLGAGYESIRALLEGSPTMRVAVSLLLVKAAVWLIALGSGTSGGVLAPLLLLGGALGFLVGHFLPGGSALWALAGMAGIMSGAMRAPLTAALFAVELTGDFAMLPLTVAASAGAYAVSVLLMRRSILTEKIARRGRHILQEYTVDPFDFLQARQVMTPSPETLPSCMPVSDAASFFANDALHRSYPVIDDERRLVGLASRSDALRWQVEGAPEQATLADILSDASQPFGLPEDSLGKIADLMVDTGVGRIPIVDPATRRVVGLLTRQDLLKVRDVRRGAELTRVRGNEPLAVKRFASVKT
- a CDS encoding fused MFS/spermidine synthase, producing the protein MASPLQAAARTIVRTRDAKMTDSSSGRPSPAGDLFCSPDTTADLLAGEQPTAELDRFLDHLDDIDREQRRAERYPSAFDGRYQMEQIEFAAPLVFELGNIRSLLANWAFVQSAMDINDPVYLMLDYTRVMMGFLLFHRSPATIEIIGLGGGSLAKYCYEYLPAASIRAVEIDPEVIAVGEQFCMPPECERFEIICGDGAEFVRRDARSCDIMLVDGFDTGGQSAQLCSSEFYRDCRSRLKAGGIFVANLCDLPWKHGANLTRLRECFEKVVVVPSEQGMNRIVFAFKDYPGHVDHGAIRQAARTLDQTHTMSFASLAEEIIGCLETSDDASFGRIDDDHDLRDYSPTGPVRANAPTGKDPGDTTGECLVLASPPARSATSIHRLR
- a CDS encoding MarR family winged helix-turn-helix transcriptional regulator, which gives rise to MTQLILEAMAAELGDADYAALADFRFSLREFLAFSEKKAAECGLTPQQHQALLAIRAAPRGAATVGYVAERLILKPHSATGLVDRLVALGLVSRQASEHDRRQALLRLSDHAVSILAKLSVTHREEILRIRPLLVQLLASLEH
- a CDS encoding M1 family aminopeptidase; the protein is MNRRVLLPVLLAAATNAEAQSTTIAPGDGFEVERYAVALRPDLETAAVSGTETIDVRGTSDRVTHLAFSANALRIADAMVDATPVQVSSTTDAIVFTLPQALRKGRKVTLRFRFEGTPARGLTAVAGSIYASYFACDWMVCLQDAPGDKAHLALDLFLPADAQSVGVGRASPAATSADPLVIHRWRSTRPYSPYLYAFAAGRLPRQAIATAHGELVYFDGTGSNADLAALFAEAPAITAFLANKAGMPLPDRRYAQVLVPGREAQESAGFSLIGQSELDRERDDPSSAWIIAHEMAHQWWGNLVTCATWQDFWLNEGMATFMVAAWKEHSAGDAAYRQELDVARRRVEQVRELGFDKPLAWDGEYPSLRARRAVQYSKGALFLAHLRETIGEVAFWNGLRRFTRQHARKTVTSKDFQNAMERSSGRDLSATFAEWVYGK
- a CDS encoding MarR family transcriptional regulator, with the protein product MTNQEQLEAFIGRTFRSVWALEILRFLSDNDGRSFRGEDLISTLHLSQAVVKRSIIDLMAAGLVTVDERGLIAFGTDHQSEFVNAAIDLYVRSPNKVRRVIVAQQM
- a CDS encoding IS6 family transposase; translation: MPRPRKPASPFRYFNSSPEVIRLVVMMYVRFPLSLRNVEDLLFERGIDVCHETVRHWWNRFGPLFAADVRRQRVSRMRGFRQWKWHLDEVYVKINGEMHYLWRAVDQEGEVLESYVTKTRDKAAALRFMKKALKRHGSPEAITTDGLRSYKAAMSELGNAAKQEVGRWANNRVENSHLPFRRRERAMLRFRQMKSLHNHFNLERHLTDRQTYKTRRSAALAEWQNLMA
- a CDS encoding glycosyltransferase family 2 protein, whose translation is MPVITVVSPCYQEEDNVEICHATVKRIFDEQLPGYTREHIFADNASTDRTVEKLRAIACADPAVKVIVNARNFGLFRSTFNAFRYATGDAVLLMLPVDLQDPPQMLPDFVKLWEQGYQVVAGARMERQEGAIMRACRRLFYAIVNKLADFEIPENVGEFQLVDRKVLDAMIGHEDQYPYIRGLVASVGFRRVILPYTWVSRERGKSKLRVWTLVDQALNGIFAFTSAPMRLATLAGFALSALCVAYAIAMLVAYFLLPDAAPRGITTLLVSLFFLSGVQIAFIGMLGEYVTAIHAQVRHGRVVTEQERINIDAPDAPPRGARTK